Part of the Magnetofaba australis IT-1 genome is shown below.
CCCCGCGGTATAGAATGAGAGTCCATAACGCTTATCCATTCTTTGCCAGAAGATCTTCAAAGTGATCAGATTCTAAAGGACGTTGTAGCAAATAGCCCTGGACAGTTTCACATCCATGCTGGCGTAGCCAATCAAGCTGTTTATGGTTTTCTACCCCCTCTGCAACGCTGCGTAATCCTAGAGCCGTCGTTAAGCTGAGAACTGTTAGAGCAATGGCTTCATCCTCTGGATTTTCACCCAACCCATCGACAAAAGATTTGTCAACCTTCAACTCCTTAATTGGAAGGCTCTTAATTCGACTTAAAGAAGAGTATCCAGTTCCAAAATCATCTAAAGACAGCTCAATCCCACTCTTTGCTAAGAATTCTAAATTGGAACGAACTGCATCATTGGAATCTAGTAACGCATTCTCAGTTATTTCTAAATGTATGAGGTTATGTGGTATATCAGCATCATTGATCTTTTTGACGATCTTCTGAGCAAAGGTGGGCTCTTTCAACTGGCGAGGGGATACATTCATAGCGATTGGCGGTGGAGAAAGTTTGTTGTGTCGCCACTCCTTGACTTGTTGAATTAACATGTCTTCCACAAACATGGCCAACTCATGAATTAGCCCACAAGCTTCAGCGATAGGAATGAATTCTGCGGGAGAGATATTCCCCATATCTGCATCTCGCCACCTCAGTAACGCTTCTGCACCGATCATGGCGGGCTCTTCGTTTAAATTGTATTTTGGCTGGTATACAAGGCGTAAGCGTTTGGCTGGTATAGCACTCCGGAGCGCTTCTTCAATAGCTGCGCGTTTTAGAAGTCGAACATGCAGATCCGAGCGGAAAAACTCAACCCGACTGCGGCCTTGCTCTTTGGCTCGATACATGGCGACATCGGCCGATTTAGTCAAACTGGCCGAATCTTGTGCATCATCTGGGAAAAATGCAATGCCGATGCTGGCGGAGATGTGAAGTTTATGTTGCTTCACTTGGAAAGAGGCGGAGAGGTCATCCACAATACGTTCCGCAACATGTTCGGCCAACTCTTCGTCGCCGCCAGTGATGATGACAGTGAATTCATCTCCACCTAGGCGAGCTACTGTATCGACGTCTCTAACCACCTCTTTCAAACGCACAGAAGCTTGTTTGAGAACCTCATCTCCGTATTCGTGCCCAAGCGTGTCATTGATTGTCTTAAAATTATCCAAGTCGATAAACAGAAGAGCAACTTTTAAATTCTGACGTCGGCCCTGAGCCAGCGCATGGCGCAGGCGGTCCTGAAATAGCGCTCGGTTTGGCAAGCCAGTGAGCACATCGTGGGTTGCTAAATACTCCGCTTTCCTCTGCGCGTTCTTGATGCTGCTGATATCAGAAAAAATTGATACAAAAAACTCTGTTTTCCCATCTTCCCCTTCAACGCGATTGATTGTCTGCCACTCGGGAAAAATCTCACCGTTCTTTCTGCGGTTCCAGATCTCCCCCTGCCAGGATCCATTCTCAGCCAACTGCTGCCACATGTTAGCGTAGAACTCATTCGAATGTCAGCCAGATTTGAGAATATTGGCTCCTTTACCTACGGCTTCAGAGAAGCTGAAACCAGTCACTTCGGTGAATGCAGAGTTTACGGTTTGAATGATCCCGGAGGGGTCAGTCACAATGATAGCTTCTCCAGTTTGATTGAAAACTCGCGCTGCAATGCGAAGTTTTTCTTCAGCCTCTTTATTCAGAGTTACATCTTTTCCTTCAACAATGAAAGCAATGGGTTTACCCGTCTCATCTTTCACACATTGGTGGTTGCATCGTATGTGCCTACGCCGTGCTTCATTTTGAAGCAAAATTTCATTTTCAATTATTCCGCCCTGACGCAAAGCTTTCAGATCGGATTCCCACATCTCTTTAGCAATGGCTTCCTGCAGCAAAGAAAAGTCGCTTTTACCCTGATACGCTTCTCCTTCCAGCCCAAAGCTTTCTAAGAACCTCTTGTTTGCATACGCGTAATCTCCATTGGCGTTCTTCGTGGCGAAGAGCACCGTGGTTTTCTCCATCAGGACTTCTAGCTTGGCTTCTGATTCTTTTAGCGAGCTTTTGTTTCGACAACTTCAGAAACATCGACCAGTGTAATGACGATGGTGACTACAGCGCCATTATGGTCAAACCCTGGGGCCACCATTAAGTGATACGTCGTTTGATCCATCTCCAAAATACGGGACGCACGGTCACTCTCGGCGATGACGGAATCTATCAGTGACTCTATATCACGGAGTGCTTCAGGAAGACGTAGCTCGGCGACGGCCTGGCTTATCAATGAAGGACGCAAGTCAAAGCGCCGTCCCGCAACGGCGTTATACCGGCTCAGGAGCCCCTCCTGGTCAAACACCAGGATAGGAAACTCCAATGCATCGTAAAGATGCGAATACTCTGCATTCAAGGAGGTGAGTTCGAAACTTTTTATATTGAGTTCCTCGTTGACGCTGACCAGTTCCTGGTTCGAGGCCTGAAGCTCCTCGTTAGCAGCTTCCAACTCTTCATTAGTGGCTTGCAACTCTTCGTTGGCTGCTTGAGCCTCTTCGTTTAACGCTTGCATCTCCTCGTTGGCGGTCGCCAACTCTTCAACAAGGGTCTGCATATTTTCTCGGGTTGCGACCAACTCACTTTCCAACGTTTCATCGGGGTCAACATGAATTGCGCCGGGGTGGAGTTCATCTGACGGCTGAGATACAGGTTCAAAGATTACGATGGACATCGGAATAACGCCATCAGATGCCGGCTCTATACAGATGCGGAGAAGCTCATCGCCAATTCTCCGTTTGCGTCCAAACACCCTTTTCTTCGACTTCTGACATCGATGAAGCAAGGCTAGCATTTCACCTTGTAATGGCTCAACGACGACATCGCTTATGACCAAGCGTGTGCTTCCAACAGGAAAAGATAAGAAACGATCCACATGTCCCACGGTATGCTGAATGATACCGTGGGTATCGCACAGTGCTGCGGTGACATGGAAATGATCAGCTAACGTGTTCAGGAACAATTCTGTTTTGCGATCACGACGCTGAAAAGTTCCCTTGGCGCCTATTGCTGGCTCGTGGTGTTCCGCCGGGCGGGACTCCCCAACTTTTGTGAAGAGTCTTTCTCGCCTTTTAAGTGGTGAAAAATGAGCTTCTGCCTGGCTAATGTTTTCTGATTTTCCGAGAAATAGAAACCCATCTCGTGTGAGGCCAAAGTGGAATGTTCTCAGTACTTTAGCCTGAAGGTGTGTGTCGAAGTAGATCATGACGTTGCGACAAGAAACAATATCGAGCTTCAAAAATGGCGGGTCGCTGACTAGGTTGTGACGGGCAAACATGATCATATCGCGCAAGAGCTTGTTAACCTCGTACTCTTTACCAGTGCATTGAAAAAAACGCTGCAACCGCGCTTCATCAATACCGCGCACGCTCTGTGCAGGATAGATCCCGCGCCTTGCAATATTAATGGCCTCTTCGTCAATATCAGTGGCGAAAATTTGAACACGATATTGCCCAAGCTTATCACCTAAAGCTTCGGAAAACATGATTGCAATACTGTAGGCCTCTTCTCCTGTTGCGCAGCCAGCGACCCAGACTCTGAATTCTGCGCCCGGCGCTCGTGAATCACAAAGATCACGAATGATTATTGCTAAGGCGTCAAATGCCGTCACATCCCGGAAAAATGACGTCACAGAAATAAGAATATCACGAGAAAGAAGTTCAAACTCTTCTGGATGATTATCTGTCCAATCAACGTATGATTTCAGATCCTTGTTTTCGGTTGCAACCATACGGCGGTGTACGCGACGAAGCAGTGTGCTGGTCTTGTAGCCACTGAAATCTTGCTTCATGTGTTGTTTGAGCTTTACCAGAAGATCACGAATCAACTGGCTTTCTAGCAGTTCCTCAGGTTCTGGGAACGAAAGAAGGTGATTGATTTTCTGGATGATCTTATCAGGGGGGAGAATGTAATCCGCAACGCCTTCATTGATGGCGGCTTGCGGCATGCCATCATATTTTGCTGTTTCAGGAAGTTGCGCTATGGTTATGCCGCCAGCAATTTGAATTGCTCTGAGGCCAGAAACGCCATCCGATCCAGTTCCTGAGAGTAGAATTCCAACCGCGCGCTCACGCTCTTCTCCCGCTAGGGACATGAAAAACTGGTTGATCGAAGGCTTGGGGACAACGTCAGGAGACGTGGTAGTCAGTTGTAGGTGACCGTTCTTGATCGAGGCATTGGCGTATGCTGGAACAATGTACGCGATGCCCGCTAAAACCTTATCACCCTGAGCCGCCTCTTTAACGTCAAGTTGCGTTTCCCGGCTCAAAATCTCGACCATCATGCTGCGGTAGTTGGGAGATAGATGCTGTAGAATGACAAAGGCATAGGGTAAGCTAGCATCTATTGTGGCAACCAGTTGTGAAAGAGCTTCAAGCCCTCCGGCAGACGCGCCTACAGCGACAATGACAGGGGTCTCTGATGTGGGATTCATAAGCCGCTTCTGAGGAAAAGAGGTTTGATCTAATTTAGCGTGTGGAAATGAAGATTACGTGCATAGTTTATAAAGTGTCTGCATCGGAATGCTGCACAAATATATTTTATTATGGCATGGTTCAATGGATAGGGCAATGAATCACAAATTGCCGATCGCTTTGCGTGGCAACTATTCAGACCCCCAACACCTCCCGCTGCCCAGCCCACTCAACCGGCAGCGTCTTCATCAGATCAGCGAGAGACAGACCCTTGGGTTGCCGCCCATCCAGAATGGACTCAGTGATGTCGGGGGCGAGTAGGGTCAGCCGGAGTACCCTGGCCAGGTAGGAGCCGTCTATGTTTTCAGTTTTGGCGAGGTCCTGTTCAGAGGCGACTTCGCCGGAGTCGAGCTGACGCCGCCACTTGTGAGTCCGCGCCAGAGCGCGCACCATGGCCTCATCCACACGCGGGGCTGGCGGTCGCTAATCCGAGCCGTCAGGAGCGATGAGTTGCTTGTGTCCGCCTTTGCGCCGCAGTTGGACCGGGATGTGAACGATGATGGTGCCATGTCGATTGCAAGGAGATGTATGATGGTGTCACGTAGAATGTTGATGCAATGGGGCGGACTGGTGGGTGCTGGATTCCTGATAGGCCCCTCCAAGGCTTCTGGAGCGAACTTCGGTTCAGAAAAAGCTGGAGGAGTCTATTTTACCGCCGAGAATCCAGGGCGTTGGCGTAACAAGGTGGAAGGACATTTGCCCGAGGTATCAGTAACCATGATAGGTGGCGAAAAAAGAGTCATCATCACGACGAATCACAAAATGTTCGGATTTAAGCACTATATCGTTAAGCATGTGCTGCTGGACGCCCATTATGGATTTATCGATGAGAAGTTGTTTGATCCCAATGCGGACGAACCGGTCTCAGAGCACAAATTGCCTTCTGGGTACAGTGGTCCTATCTATGCTTTAAGTATGTGCAATTTACATGATGTTTGGCTTGCCAGTGCGCAGGCGTGATGCAAAAAACCATGATGGGGTTGAAGGTGTTGAACTCCACGAAGGATGTTTGATGCACGAGCTTTTTGTTTCTTTTGCATAAAGAGCAATTCAGACCCCCAACACCTCTCGCTGCCCAGCCCACTCAACCGGCAGCGTCTTCATCAGATCAGCGAGAGACAGACCCTTGGGCTGCCGCCCATCCAGAATGGCCTCAATGATTTCGGGGGCGAGTAGGGTCAGCCGGAGCACACGCGCCAGATAGGAGCCGTCTATGTTTTCAGTTTTGGCGAGGTCCTGTGCAGAGGCGACTTCACCGCAGTCAAGCTGCCGTCGCCACTTGTGAGCCCGCGCCAGAGCGCGCACCATGGCCTCATCCACACGCGGGGCTGGCGGTCGCCAATCTGAGCCGTCAGGAGCGATAAGTTGCTTGCGTCCGCCTTTGCGCCGCAGTTGGACCGGGATGTGGACGATGATGGTGCTGCGGTCTTTGCTCAGTTCCAGTTTCATGCGGCTACCTCCTGGTTGGCGAGTTCGTCAGCAAGACTTGTGAGGCCGTTGACGCGCAGATGAATTTTGACGCCATCGGTGCGGACTTCGACGCGACTGATAAGCAGCTGAATCAATCGGGTCTGCTCTCCGGGGAAGAGCTCTGACCAGACAGGCTCGATAGTCTGCATGGCGGTGATGATGTCCTTCTCACTATGCTTCGAGTCGGACTGATCGTTGGCGGAGCGCCAGGCTCTGGCGATCAACTCCGGGCTGGTGACCATGCGCTGTAGCTGAGAGAGGACCAGTTCCTCGATCTCACCAGCGGAGATGTTGCCCACCGGGCAATCCGCATGGCTTTGCTTGGCGGCGGTTCCGCAGAGGTAATAGCGGTAGAGGCGACCGCGCTTGCGGGAATGGCTGGTGGTCATAGCCCGATGGCAGTGGCCACAGCGAATTAGGCCCTTGAGAGGGAAAGGCGTCTGCGCCCGGGCGCGACTGATGCGCTTGCGCGTATTCTGCTGGAGAATTGACTGTGCCTGATCCCACTGCCTAAGTGTTACAATCGGCTCATGCTCGCCGGGATAGATCTCGCCCTTGTAGTCCACGTCGCCAATGTAGACGCGGTAGTTGAGGATGCGGTAGATGGCGCTCTTGTCGAATGGCTTACCGGGATGAAAGGTTCCCTTGGAGGAGGTCCAGGATTTGGTCCGGAGGCCATTCTCGCGGAGCTCTCTGGCTAGGTCGGTAGCGGAGCCGATCTGAATGAAGCGATCGAAGATCATGCGAACGGTGACCGCCTCAGCTTCATTGATGACCAGACGCCGATTGGCGACATCATAGCCCAGAGGCGGATGCCCACCCATCCACATGCCCTTTTTGCGGCTGGCGGAGAACTTGTCGCGGATTCTCTCAGATGAAACCGCTCTCTCGAACTGCGCGAAGCTCAAAAGCACATTAAGGGTCAGTCTCCCCATGGAAGTGGTGGTGTTGAAGGACTGGGTGATGGAAACGAAGGTGACTTGGCGCTGATCAAACAGCTCCACCATCTTGGTGAAGTCCACCAGGGAACGAGAGAGGCGGTCGATCTTATAGACCACGCAGCAATCCACCCGGCCAGCCTCAATGTCTCGTAGGAGGCGCTGTAGGGCAGGGCGTTCCATATTACCGCCAGAGAAACCACCGTCGTCGTAGCGGTCTGGAACCTGGAGCCACCCCTCGTGCTGCTGGCTGGCGATATACGCTTCACAAGCCTCGCGTTGGGCATCGAGGGAGTTGAACTCCATGTCCAACCCTTCTTCGGTGGATTTGCGGGTGTAGATGGCGCAGCGGATTTTTTTTGGGGTGCGCTTTTTGCTCATTTGGATTTCCCCGCGGGCTTCAAAGCGAAAAAGACCAAACCGTTCCAGCGCGTGCCGGTAATGGCGCGAGCGACGGCAGAGAGGCTCTTGTATTTGCGATTCTGGTATTCAAAGCCGTCCTCCAAAACCGTGCAGGTGTGCTCGACGCCTTTCCATTCACGCACCAAGCGCGTTCCGCTGACCGGAATGTCTCCAG
Proteins encoded:
- a CDS encoding PAS domain S-box protein; this encodes MNKEAEEKLRIAARVFNQTGEAIIVTDPSGIIQTVNSAFTEVTGFSFSEAVGKGANILKSG
- a CDS encoding CheR family methyltransferase — encoded protein: MNPTSETPVIVAVGASAGGLEALSQLVATIDASLPYAFVILQHLSPNYRSMMVEILSRETQLDVKEAAQGDKVLAGIAYIVPAYANASIKNGHLQLTTTSPDVVPKPSINQFFMSLAGEERERAVGILLSGTGSDGVSGLRAIQIAGGITIAQLPETAKYDGMPQAAINEGVADYILPPDKIIQKINHLLSFPEPEELLESQLIRDLLVKLKQHMKQDFSGYKTSTLLRRVHRRMVATENKDLKSYVDWTDNHPEEFELLSRDILISVTSFFRDVTAFDALAIIIRDLCDSRAPGAEFRVWVAGCATGEEAYSIAIMFSEALGDKLGQYRVQIFATDIDEEAINIARRGIYPAQSVRGIDEARLQRFFQCTGKEYEVNKLLRDMIMFARHNLVSDPPFLKLDIVSCRNVMIYFDTHLQAKVLRTFHFGLTRDGFLFLGKSENISQAEAHFSPLKRRERLFTKVGESRPAEHHEPAIGAKGTFQRRDRKTELFLNTLADHFHVTAALCDTHGIIQHTVGHVDRFLSFPVGSTRLVISDVVVEPLQGEMLALLHRCQKSKKRVFGRKRRIGDELLRICIEPASDGVIPMSIVIFEPVSQPSDELHPGAIHVDPDETLESELVATRENMQTLVEELATANEEMQALNEEAQAANEELQATNEELEAANEELQASNQELVSVNEELNIKSFELTSLNAEYSHLYDALEFPILVFDQEGLLSRYNAVAGRRFDLRPSLISQAVAELRLPEALRDIESLIDSVIAESDRASRILEMDQTTYHLMVAPGFDHNGAVVTIVITLVDVSEVVETKAR
- a CDS encoding recombinase family protein, which encodes MSKKRTPKKIRCAIYTRKSTEEGLDMEFNSLDAQREACEAYIASQQHEGWLQVPDRYDDGGFSGGNMERPALQRLLRDIEAGRVDCCVVYKIDRLSRSLVDFTKMVELFDQRQVTFVSITQSFNTTTSMGRLTLNVLLSFAQFERAVSSERIRDKFSASRKKGMWMGGHPPLGYDVANRRLVINEAEAVTVRMIFDRFIQIGSATDLARELRENGLRTKSWTSSKGTFHPGKPFDKSAIYRILNYRVYIGDVDYKGEIYPGEHEPIVTLRQWDQAQSILQQNTRKRISRARAQTPFPLKGLIRCGHCHRAMTTSHSRKRGRLYRYYLCGTAAKQSHADCPVGNISAGEIEELVLSQLQRMVTSPELIARAWRSANDQSDSKHSEKDIITAMQTIEPVWSELFPGEQTRLIQLLISRVEVRTDGVKIHLRVNGLTSLADELANQEVAA
- a CDS encoding putative bifunctional diguanylate cyclase/phosphodiesterase, whose product is MWQQLAENGSWQGEIWNRRKNGEIFPEWQTINRVEGEDGKTEFFVSIFSDISSIKNAQRKAEYLATHDVLTGLPNRALFQDRLRHALAQGRRQNLKVALLFIDLDNFKTINDTLGHEYGDEVLKQASVRLKEVVRDVDTVARLGGDEFTVIITGGDEELAEHVAERIVDDLSASFQVKQHKLHISASIGIAFFPDDAQDSASLTKSADVAMYRAKEQGRSRVEFFRSDLHVRLLKRAAIEEALRSAIPAKRLRLVYQPKYNLNEEPAMIGAEALLRWRDADMGNISPAEFIPIAEACGLIHELAMFVEDMLIQQVKEWRHNKLSPPPIAMNVSPRQLKEPTFAQKIVKKINDADIPHNLIHLEITENALLDSNDAVRSNLEFLAKSGIELSLDDFGTGYSSLSRIKSLPIKELKVDKSFVDGLGENPEDEAIALTVLSLTTALGLRSVAEGVENHKQLDWLRQHGCETVQGYLLQRPLESDHFEDLLAKNG